In Natronococcus occultus SP4, the following proteins share a genomic window:
- a CDS encoding ATPase domain-containing protein: MNSGINGLDEIFNGGLAKGRMYLVHGEPGTGKTLLGMHFLEEGLKNDETVLFIHGEESRREILANGEAVNIDISDAEFLDLGPESDFFTDDDSYDLVEPSDIERDRYTKRIHEAIKEINPSRVVLDPISQLRYVEANEYQFRKRILSFMRFLKQHEITVVVTATLYSKPEYDTELRSLSDGIVKLTRGEDGRRAEATKHRALGQMGGDHGMEIRETGLDIFPRLVPESQEHTFTPKRIHSGIDELDELLGGGFDQRTVTFLSGPTGAGKTSTGTQLLAQAAQEGLNSAIYLFEENMETFTHRSEAIDIPVTELREDGALSVTEVEPLSLSSEEFAHMVIDQVEEAETDIVMIDGIDGYTISIQGQQQELVRELHALARYLKNKGVTVLITNEISEITGISEATDNQLSYIADNIAFVSYVEMDGSLRKVIGVLKKRTGNFEKTLREFEITGDGIRVGEPLTGLHGILQGSPMTQVTDRNRNE, encoded by the coding sequence ATGAACAGCGGGATCAACGGCCTGGACGAGATCTTCAACGGAGGGCTCGCGAAGGGGCGGATGTATCTCGTCCACGGAGAGCCCGGCACCGGGAAAACGCTGCTCGGGATGCACTTTCTCGAGGAGGGGCTGAAAAACGACGAGACGGTGCTGTTCATCCACGGAGAGGAGTCCAGACGGGAGATCTTGGCCAACGGCGAGGCAGTGAACATCGACATTAGCGACGCTGAATTTCTCGATCTCGGCCCCGAGTCGGACTTTTTCACCGACGACGATTCCTACGATCTGGTCGAACCGAGCGACATCGAGCGCGACCGCTACACGAAACGGATCCACGAGGCGATCAAGGAGATCAACCCGTCTCGGGTCGTCCTCGATCCGATCTCACAGCTCCGATACGTCGAGGCCAACGAGTACCAGTTTCGCAAGCGGATCCTCTCGTTTATGCGGTTTCTCAAACAACACGAGATCACCGTCGTCGTGACGGCGACGCTGTACTCTAAACCGGAGTACGACACCGAGCTTCGCTCGCTCAGCGACGGGATCGTCAAGCTGACCCGCGGCGAGGACGGACGACGCGCCGAGGCGACGAAACACCGGGCGCTCGGGCAGATGGGTGGCGATCACGGGATGGAGATCCGCGAAACCGGCCTCGATATCTTCCCTCGCCTCGTCCCGGAGTCCCAGGAACACACGTTCACGCCCAAACGGATCCACTCGGGGATCGACGAGCTCGACGAGCTGCTCGGCGGCGGGTTCGATCAGCGGACCGTTACCTTCCTCAGCGGGCCGACCGGGGCGGGGAAAACCTCGACGGGGACGCAGCTGTTGGCCCAGGCCGCACAGGAGGGGCTCAACTCCGCGATCTACCTGTTCGAGGAGAATATGGAAACCTTCACCCACCGTTCGGAAGCGATCGACATCCCGGTTACGGAGCTTCGTGAGGACGGCGCCCTCTCGGTAACCGAGGTCGAACCGCTCTCGCTCTCGAGCGAGGAGTTCGCCCACATGGTCATCGATCAGGTCGAAGAAGCGGAGACCGACATCGTGATGATCGACGGGATCGACGGCTATACGATCTCGATCCAGGGCCAGCAACAGGAGCTCGTCCGGGAGCTGCACGCGCTGGCGCGGTATCTCAAGAACAAGGGTGTCACTGTCCTCATCACAAACGAGATCTCCGAGATCACCGGCATCTCCGAGGCGACCGACAACCAGCTCAGCTACATCGCGGACAACATCGCGTTCGTCAGCTACGTCGAGATGGACGGGAGCCTGCGAAAGGTCATCGGCGTTCTCAAGAAACGGACCGGAAACTTCGAGAAGACGCTTCGGGAGTTCGAGATCACCGGCGACGGCATCCGCGTCGGCGAGCCACTGACTGGACTCCACGGGATCCTCCAGGGGTCGCCGATGACACAGGTGACCGACCGCAACCGAAACGAATGA
- a CDS encoding sensor histidine kinase: MSRPDRTETIQVLINDDGNRAAVRQLLEDRYEVETERSVEDVDLYLVDDYSFHDYHDPLRERVEETDPVFCPVVLVRRDDEHHAVPLPNPNERDSPLLIDDIVEAPIDRTLLYRRLNTLLIRRNQSQELMHYVSKLEESNRSLEQFAYAASHDLQEPLRMVSSYLQLIEQRYEDDLDQEGQEFLGYAIDGADRMRDMIEGLLEYSRIDTRGSPLEPIDLDGVLDEALADLRMKIDEHDADVRAESLPRVRGDDDQLRQVFQNLISNAIEYSGEQSPQVRVTARRSGLEWEISVSDNGVGIDPDDQDRIFELFQRLHSHTEHDGSGIGLALCKRIIERHDGQIWVESNADSGSTFSFTLPAVDTGRN, encoded by the coding sequence ATGAGTAGACCCGACCGCACGGAAACGATCCAGGTGCTGATCAACGACGACGGAAATCGCGCTGCGGTTCGGCAACTGCTCGAGGATCGCTACGAGGTCGAGACGGAGCGGTCGGTCGAAGACGTCGATCTCTACCTCGTCGACGACTACTCGTTTCACGACTACCACGACCCGCTTCGCGAGCGTGTCGAGGAAACCGATCCGGTGTTCTGTCCCGTCGTCCTCGTTCGCCGCGACGACGAACACCACGCGGTGCCACTACCGAACCCGAACGAACGGGACTCCCCGCTGTTGATCGACGACATCGTCGAGGCACCGATCGATCGGACGCTGCTCTACCGGCGACTGAACACGCTGTTGATTCGACGCAACCAGTCCCAGGAGCTGATGCACTACGTCTCGAAACTCGAGGAGTCGAATCGCTCGCTCGAGCAGTTCGCCTACGCCGCCAGTCACGACCTCCAGGAGCCCCTGCGGATGGTCTCGAGCTATCTGCAGCTGATCGAGCAACGCTACGAGGACGACCTCGATCAGGAGGGCCAGGAGTTTCTCGGGTACGCGATCGACGGCGCCGACCGGATGCGAGACATGATCGAGGGGCTGCTGGAGTACTCCCGGATCGATACGCGGGGGAGCCCGCTCGAGCCGATCGATCTCGACGGCGTCCTCGACGAGGCGCTCGCGGATCTCCGGATGAAAATCGACGAACACGACGCCGACGTCAGGGCCGAGTCGCTCCCGCGGGTCCGTGGCGACGACGACCAGCTCCGGCAGGTGTTTCAGAACCTGATTTCCAACGCGATCGAGTACAGCGGCGAGCAGTCACCGCAAGTACGGGTGACCGCGCGTCGCAGCGGCCTCGAGTGGGAGATTTCGGTGTCGGACAACGGGGTCGGTATCGATCCCGACGATCAGGACCGGATCTTCGAGCTGTTTCAGCGACTCCACAGCCACACGGAACACGACGGGAGCGGGATCGGACTCGCACTCTGTAAGCGGATTATCGAACGCCACGACGGGCAGATCTGGGTGGAGTCGAACGCCGATTCCGGCTCGACGTTTTCGTTTACGCTCCCGGCGGTCGACACCGGCCGGAACTGA
- a CDS encoding succinylglutamate desuccinylase/aspartoacylase family protein: MMRRRILAAGGALAGTAVAGAASRPTGDHELVARARRSDTDPETRTETLLSGTVHETPLYVIDAPADGPTAMVFGGVHGDEYNGIDVAHESTEWVPDAGRLVVVPETDRVAVENDEREGIEGDLNRQFPADDEPTSELAAGIWEAIERHDPDVVLDLHRSLGIYGVHQEYVGQAIFYSPDSEGDVLAATLNDEVVPWYLPLHRFVAHESHLSGPLLFHETARELDAASYLFETTNFMLDRETKNEMTRVMTAATLERHGLLEER, encoded by the coding sequence ATGATGCGACGTCGCATTCTGGCCGCCGGCGGAGCCCTCGCCGGAACGGCCGTCGCCGGCGCAGCGAGTCGGCCGACGGGCGACCACGAACTGGTGGCGAGAGCACGCCGATCGGACACCGATCCCGAGACGAGGACGGAGACGCTGCTGTCCGGGACCGTCCACGAGACGCCGCTGTACGTGATCGACGCCCCGGCGGACGGTCCGACCGCGATGGTCTTCGGGGGCGTGCACGGCGACGAGTACAACGGAATCGACGTCGCACACGAGTCAACCGAGTGGGTCCCCGACGCCGGACGACTCGTCGTCGTTCCGGAGACCGACCGCGTCGCGGTCGAAAACGACGAGCGCGAGGGGATCGAAGGCGATCTGAACCGCCAGTTCCCGGCCGACGACGAGCCGACGAGCGAGCTCGCAGCCGGTATCTGGGAAGCCATCGAGCGCCACGATCCCGACGTCGTGTTGGATCTTCACCGCTCGCTTGGAATCTACGGCGTCCACCAGGAGTACGTCGGCCAGGCGATCTTTTACTCGCCGGACAGCGAAGGCGACGTCCTCGCGGCGACGCTCAACGACGAGGTCGTTCCCTGGTATCTCCCGTTACATCGGTTCGTTGCCCACGAGAGCCACCTCTCCGGACCATTGCTGTTTCACGAGACTGCACGCGAACTCGACGCCGCGTCGTATCTATTCGAAACGACGAACTTCATGCTCGACCGAGAAACCAAAAACGAGATGACGCGAGTCATGACTGCAGCCACGCTCGAACGACACGGGCTGCTGGAGGAACGATGA
- a CDS encoding DUF7853 family protein: protein MSSRSRPPRSTTLSLSHEEHWTLHHVLLHRIEREETATDATDVDSPPLELFQAFDTIDDGQLRFTEPQLEAIQNTLAEYQRSTGWWELERSELESLLEHVVTALEHDRLPAD from the coding sequence ATGTCATCCAGGTCCCGACCGCCCCGATCGACCACCCTCTCGCTGTCACACGAGGAGCACTGGACGCTCCATCACGTCCTGCTCCACCGGATCGAACGAGAGGAGACCGCTACCGACGCGACCGACGTCGATTCGCCGCCCCTCGAGCTGTTTCAGGCGTTCGATACGATCGACGACGGTCAGCTTCGGTTTACGGAACCACAGCTCGAGGCGATCCAGAACACACTCGCCGAGTATCAGCGGTCGACCGGGTGGTGGGAACTCGAACGGAGCGAGCTCGAGTCACTGCTCGAGCACGTCGTGACTGCACTCGAACACGATCGGCTGCCGGCGGACTGA
- a CDS encoding DsbA family protein has product MSRKSQTTRRSVLTATGAFSLLGLAGVASGNASSDDGMPVPDDADERTYPTIGTNADAPTATFYGNFKCPYSEDFVSGNLEEIIAEFVATGRLNVEFCNLAYEPGDSSQHYISDSDPRLAAVGLAVWDEDPNSYWQFVSETYTDSPSGYVGYDELEDRARAADVSNAEACIERAQAGEYDTAVEQVAELASSDGISFTPQLELAGDATAPHHGTQTVIDWIEARLEDAPDGEKSEDKVEDETETDADEAEEPQEKSDVEDETDDADDDDEADVDEDSDDDGETVEDGEEVDDGESEEDVEADDSDADDDSDADDDSDADDDSDAGDDSDAGDDSDADYGDDDENDDGSTSSGGSGSSGGIGAGEDYDLSGDRTVDDLPVDC; this is encoded by the coding sequence ATGTCACGGAAGTCGCAGACGACACGTCGAAGTGTACTGACAGCTACTGGGGCCTTCTCGCTGCTCGGACTCGCTGGGGTCGCGTCCGGGAACGCGTCGTCCGACGACGGGATGCCGGTACCGGACGACGCCGACGAGCGTACGTATCCGACGATCGGAACGAACGCCGACGCACCGACCGCTACCTTCTATGGGAACTTCAAGTGTCCCTACAGCGAGGACTTCGTCTCGGGGAACCTCGAGGAGATTATCGCGGAGTTCGTCGCCACGGGCCGACTCAACGTCGAGTTCTGTAATCTCGCCTACGAGCCCGGCGACAGCTCCCAACACTACATCTCCGACAGCGACCCGCGGCTTGCGGCCGTCGGACTCGCAGTCTGGGACGAGGACCCGAACAGCTACTGGCAGTTCGTCAGCGAGACCTACACCGACTCGCCATCGGGATACGTTGGCTACGACGAGCTCGAGGACCGCGCGCGTGCAGCCGACGTAAGCAACGCCGAAGCCTGCATCGAGCGTGCCCAGGCCGGCGAGTACGATACGGCCGTCGAACAGGTTGCTGAGCTGGCAAGCAGTGACGGAATCTCCTTTACGCCACAGCTCGAGCTGGCCGGTGACGCGACCGCGCCACATCACGGGACCCAGACAGTTATCGACTGGATCGAGGCGCGTCTCGAGGACGCACCCGACGGCGAGAAGTCCGAAGACAAGGTTGAGGACGAGACCGAGACGGACGCCGACGAGGCCGAGGAGCCACAGGAGAAGTCGGACGTCGAGGACGAGACCGACGACGCTGACGACGACGATGAGGCGGACGTCGACGAGGACTCCGACGACGACGGCGAGACCGTCGAAGACGGCGAAGAAGTCGACGATGGCGAGTCGGAGGAGGACGTTGAAGCGGACGATTCCGACGCGGACGACGATTCCGACGCGGACGACGATTCCGACGCGGACGACGATTCCGACGCGGGCGACGATTCCGACGCGGGCGACGATTCCGACGCGGACTACGGCGATGACGACGAAAACGACGACGGGTCGACCAGCAGCGGAGGCTCCGGTTCGAGCGGTGGAATCGGCGCCGGCGAGGACTACGATCTCAGCGGTGACCGCACGGTCGACGACCTGCCGGTCGACTGCTAA
- a CDS encoding HalOD1 output domain-containing protein, with product MTETSLPDRNEPPGSTSESELTTEIVYAVARVSDTDPTALPPLYDVIDTDALNALVGCSRSTLDSITFRYYGYTVTVTADGDVTVASTT from the coding sequence ATGACCGAAACGTCGCTCCCTGACCGAAACGAACCCCCCGGAAGCACCTCGGAGAGCGAGCTCACGACCGAGATCGTCTATGCGGTCGCCAGGGTCTCGGATACGGATCCGACGGCCCTGCCGCCGCTGTACGACGTGATCGATACCGACGCGTTAAACGCCCTCGTCGGATGCAGTCGCTCCACGCTCGACTCGATCACCTTCCGCTACTACGGATACACCGTTACGGTCACCGCTGACGGCGACGTCACCGTCGCCTCGACTACCTAG
- a CDS encoding cob(I)yrinic acid a,c-diamide adenosyltransferase, whose protein sequence is MSIYTGRGDDGETDLRDMTRVSKTDPRIEAYGTVDELNALLGTVRPTGHEDVDDRLRTIQNHLHVVQADLANPDPEDDDPEIRAEHVETIEDWIDDSDEELEPLTSFILPTGSDRGARLHHARAVCRRAERRAVALAASEQINERTVEYLNRLSDGLFTLARLVNQREDEPEEAPTY, encoded by the coding sequence ATGTCGATCTACACCGGTCGCGGCGACGACGGCGAAACCGACCTCCGGGACATGACCCGAGTCTCGAAGACGGATCCCCGAATCGAGGCCTACGGCACTGTCGACGAACTCAACGCGTTGCTCGGTACCGTCCGTCCGACGGGCCACGAGGACGTCGACGACCGGCTCCGGACGATCCAGAACCACCTCCACGTCGTCCAGGCCGACCTCGCGAATCCCGACCCCGAGGATGACGATCCCGAGATCCGGGCCGAACACGTCGAGACGATCGAGGACTGGATCGACGACTCCGACGAGGAGCTTGAGCCGCTGACCTCGTTTATCCTGCCGACCGGCAGCGACCGGGGGGCGCGGCTCCACCACGCACGCGCGGTCTGTCGGCGCGCGGAGCGTCGCGCCGTCGCGCTGGCCGCGAGCGAGCAGATCAACGAACGGACCGTCGAGTACCTCAACCGCCTCTCGGACGGGTTGTTCACCCTCGCCCGACTGGTCAACCAGCGCGAGGACGAACCCGAGGAGGCTCCTACGTACTGA
- a CDS encoding DUF7838 family putative zinc beta-ribbon protein, with the protein MALELDHECPNCSGEKTFYRAASTTLHLGEKIKWHCPDCDYGFVQIDGIDSSAA; encoded by the coding sequence ATGGCCCTGGAACTCGACCACGAGTGTCCGAACTGCAGCGGCGAAAAGACGTTCTACCGCGCCGCGAGCACGACGCTACACCTCGGCGAGAAGATCAAGTGGCACTGCCCGGACTGTGACTACGGTTTCGTGCAGATCGACGGCATCGACTCGAGCGCAGCCTGA
- a CDS encoding NAD(+)/NADH kinase, which produces MQGRRLATTEELIAIVSPDSDAVVARLAAWADDREIELSTVDVGEPIEDVYDENRATLGITVGGDGTFLEGIKTFAPRGVPQLGINTGTLAFLARVEPEDVEAALDEVVRGRATIDSRQQVAVRGAGIDATGINDVMIEHVPPENPIDRKVTRLDVYADDEYVGEFEGTGIAVSTPTGSTGVSLSANGPIHYPANNHTLQLVPLHTHQLGVRPIVVAPETELRVRTQGPASLLVDGGRANTLLEEGEEVVVTGAEKLAHVVHTSYDDHFFTAISKKLGWDVRNVDEPPRVAADASEGGVGEDGGAEIRERARRIATEAAEAAGEPLRELHGQVESVGVKTDKSDIVTEADHQANRIITTVIENEFPDHGIVSEESPREVGETEYTWVVDPLDGTGNFAHGNPNYSISIALLEREYPVVGVVYVPETDELFSAIAGQGARRDGDPIETTDRDRLDESMLISGYDPDGSFLTRFYQETRGVRRLGSTALNLCYLASGSADATWEYDTYPWDIAAGLVIAREAGARLTDERSEPFVFELATEGRSALLGSNGPLHPALLEHLEDDG; this is translated from the coding sequence ATGCAAGGACGGAGGCTCGCGACGACCGAGGAGCTCATCGCGATCGTTAGCCCCGACAGCGACGCCGTCGTCGCTCGTCTCGCGGCCTGGGCCGACGACCGCGAGATCGAGCTCTCGACGGTCGACGTCGGCGAGCCGATCGAGGACGTCTACGACGAGAACCGAGCCACCCTCGGGATCACGGTCGGCGGCGACGGGACCTTTCTCGAGGGGATCAAGACCTTCGCCCCGCGGGGGGTCCCCCAGCTCGGGATCAACACCGGGACCCTCGCCTTCCTCGCACGGGTCGAGCCCGAGGACGTCGAGGCGGCGCTCGACGAGGTGGTTCGCGGGCGGGCGACGATCGACAGCCGCCAGCAGGTAGCGGTCCGCGGGGCGGGAATCGACGCGACCGGGATCAACGACGTGATGATCGAACACGTCCCCCCGGAGAACCCGATCGATCGCAAGGTCACCCGGCTCGACGTCTACGCCGACGACGAGTACGTCGGCGAGTTCGAGGGGACGGGGATCGCGGTTTCGACACCGACGGGCTCGACGGGCGTCTCGCTGTCGGCGAACGGGCCGATCCACTACCCGGCGAACAACCACACGCTCCAGCTGGTCCCGCTGCACACCCACCAGCTGGGCGTGCGACCGATCGTGGTCGCGCCGGAGACGGAGCTACGGGTTCGGACGCAGGGACCGGCGAGTCTGCTCGTCGACGGGGGACGGGCCAACACCCTCCTCGAGGAGGGAGAGGAGGTGGTCGTCACGGGTGCCGAGAAGCTCGCACACGTCGTCCACACCAGCTACGACGACCACTTTTTCACCGCGATTTCGAAGAAGCTCGGTTGGGACGTCCGCAACGTCGACGAGCCGCCACGGGTGGCTGCCGACGCGTCCGAAGGAGGTGTCGGCGAGGACGGCGGGGCCGAGATCCGCGAGCGCGCCCGCCGGATCGCGACCGAAGCTGCCGAGGCAGCCGGCGAACCGCTTCGGGAGCTGCACGGACAGGTCGAATCGGTCGGGGTCAAAACCGACAAGTCAGATATCGTCACCGAGGCTGACCACCAGGCGAACCGCATCATCACGACGGTGATCGAAAACGAGTTTCCCGACCACGGGATCGTCTCCGAGGAGTCCCCCCGGGAGGTCGGCGAGACCGAGTACACCTGGGTCGTCGATCCCCTCGACGGAACCGGGAACTTCGCCCACGGTAACCCCAACTACTCGATCTCGATCGCGTTGCTCGAGCGGGAGTATCCCGTCGTTGGGGTCGTCTACGTCCCCGAGACCGACGAGCTGTTCAGCGCGATCGCCGGACAGGGCGCCCGCCGGGACGGGGATCCGATCGAGACGACAGACCGGGACCGCCTCGACGAGAGCATGCTCATCTCGGGGTACGACCCCGACGGCTCCTTTCTCACGCGGTTCTACCAGGAGACTCGCGGCGTCAGGCGGCTCGGCTCGACCGCGCTCAACCTCTGTTATCTCGCCAGCGGCAGCGCCGACGCCACCTGGGAGTACGACACCTACCCGTGGGATATCGCCGCGGGGCTGGTGATCGCCCGCGAGGCCGGCGCGCGGCTCACCGACGAGCGCAGCGAGCCGTTCGTCTTCGAACTCGCGACCGAGGGGCGCTCGGCGCTGCTGGGTTCGAACGGGCCGCTCCATCCGGCCTTGCTCGAACACCTCGAGGACGACGGGTAG
- a CDS encoding DedA family protein: MIGTTAASVEALQAAIRTFGLPVLFGVFVLKGALVGKVFPTSVFLPGYVVGSGLTGRGAALVVVVVTVAHVLGQLALYLGVRRYGWAVLEGLPYVELDPQSERYRRLDRWFERYGGVAIFTTNIVPVSRGVIAVPAALSSYSTARYTLHTSIATVLYHGVYVGAAVAGVALLT; the protein is encoded by the coding sequence ATGATCGGGACGACTGCGGCGTCCGTCGAGGCCCTCCAGGCTGCGATCCGGACCTTCGGCCTGCCGGTACTGTTCGGGGTGTTCGTGCTGAAGGGAGCCCTCGTCGGCAAGGTCTTCCCGACGAGCGTCTTCCTTCCCGGCTACGTCGTCGGCAGCGGTCTCACGGGACGGGGCGCCGCGTTGGTTGTCGTCGTCGTCACGGTCGCCCACGTCCTCGGACAGCTAGCGCTGTATCTCGGCGTCAGGCGATACGGCTGGGCCGTCCTCGAGGGGCTTCCCTACGTCGAACTCGACCCCCAGTCCGAGCGGTACCGCCGGCTCGACCGCTGGTTCGAGCGGTACGGCGGGGTTGCGATCTTTACGACCAACATCGTGCCGGTGAGCCGCGGCGTCATCGCCGTCCCCGCGGCGCTGAGTTCGTACTCGACGGCGCGGTACACGCTTCACACCTCGATCGCGACGGTCCTCTACCACGGCGTCTACGTCGGCGCCGCGGTCGCCGGCGTGGCGCTGCTGACCTGA
- a CDS encoding acyl-CoA thioesterase: MQTIDDRRVSFGEFAGPLAHGASFFDWQLISTQEVAAAFEYSFAEILADDGIPYAPVVVSTSVDRYPRIGEAISVETVPRSVGDSSVELLYEIDGDDGERLATARMTHVTIGSDGTALALPEDVRAAFADACVDRAPAVGPEDAGTDADDELASFSSTFEIRSPHIEGAELAYFEEYPRFADVALECHLEDCETSLLELRNEKEPYRIRDWRWEFKAPVAFGTTLRVDCEVLEASTETLRVAHELSSDGRTNIEGITEYGCFDRSGAPARFDEAMLEPFRT, encoded by the coding sequence ATGCAAACGATCGACGACCGACGAGTGAGCTTCGGCGAGTTCGCCGGCCCGCTCGCGCACGGTGCGTCGTTTTTCGACTGGCAGCTGATCTCGACCCAGGAGGTCGCTGCGGCTTTCGAGTACTCCTTCGCGGAGATCCTCGCCGACGACGGGATCCCTTATGCCCCGGTGGTTGTCAGTACCTCGGTCGACCGCTACCCGCGCATCGGCGAGGCGATCTCGGTCGAAACGGTGCCCCGGAGCGTCGGCGACTCGAGCGTGGAGCTGCTCTACGAGATCGACGGCGACGACGGGGAACGGCTGGCGACGGCACGGATGACCCACGTCACGATCGGTTCCGATGGCACCGCGCTGGCGCTGCCCGAGGACGTCCGGGCAGCGTTCGCGGACGCCTGTGTCGACCGGGCTCCCGCAGTCGGCCCCGAGGACGCCGGGACCGACGCGGACGACGAGCTGGCGTCGTTCTCGTCGACCTTCGAGATCCGCTCTCCGCACATCGAGGGCGCGGAGCTGGCTTACTTCGAGGAGTACCCCCGCTTTGCCGACGTCGCCCTCGAGTGCCACCTCGAGGACTGCGAGACGAGCCTCCTGGAGCTGCGAAACGAGAAAGAGCCCTACCGGATCCGGGACTGGCGCTGGGAGTTCAAAGCCCCGGTCGCGTTCGGGACGACGCTGCGGGTCGACTGCGAGGTCCTGGAGGCGTCGACGGAGACGCTGCGAGTCGCCCACGAGCTCTCGAGCGACGGACGGACCAACATCGAGGGGATCACCGAGTACGGCTGCTTCGATCGGTCCGGAGCGCCCGCGCGGTTCGACGAGGCGATGCTCGAACCGTTCCGAACGTAG
- the gcvPB gene encoding aminomethyl-transferring glycine dehydrogenase subunit GcvPB — MSGDEPEPTTHDRVRYDQARYVEDGQYEPLLSEKDLTRVEIGGDGDEDGGSPLPDELTRDSLELPALSEPELARHYTRLSQMIYGIDSGPYPLGSCTMKYNPKFTEDVAALPKAAVHPDRSERSTQGTLELMYRLQDYLGRIGGMDAVTLQPPAGAAGEFVGIRVAAAYHEHNGEGGRDEVIVPESAHGTNFASAALGGYDVVSLPSDDEGRVDLEALEAALSEETAALMLTNPNTLGLFERDIEEIAEMVHDVGGLLYYDGANLNALLGRARPGDMGFDVMHYNVHKTFATPHGGGGPGAGPVGVVDELAPYLPAPRVREADSGSEPTYELFDPERTIGKVHGYQGNWLVLVKAFAYIARLGDEGLADASATAVLNANYLASRIEYDVPYGPFHHEFVASAGDQDAADVAKRMLDHGVHPPTTKWPEIVPEALMTEPTEVESKATLDRLAAAFNAVAAEDDETLEDAPEQTAARRIDQTSAAREPQLSWHALESDE, encoded by the coding sequence ATGAGCGGCGACGAGCCCGAGCCGACGACTCACGACCGAGTTCGGTACGACCAGGCTCGCTACGTCGAGGACGGCCAGTACGAGCCGCTGCTCTCGGAGAAGGATCTGACGCGCGTCGAGATCGGCGGCGACGGTGACGAAGACGGTGGTTCTCCGCTGCCCGACGAGCTGACACGCGACTCCCTCGAGCTGCCCGCCCTCTCCGAGCCCGAGCTCGCGCGCCACTACACGCGACTCTCCCAGATGATCTACGGGATCGACAGCGGCCCCTACCCGCTGGGGTCGTGTACGATGAAGTACAACCCCAAGTTCACCGAGGACGTCGCGGCACTGCCGAAGGCCGCGGTCCACCCCGATCGCTCGGAGCGCTCGACGCAGGGAACCCTCGAGCTCATGTACCGGCTGCAGGACTACCTCGGTCGGATCGGCGGGATGGACGCCGTGACTCTACAGCCGCCCGCTGGGGCGGCCGGCGAGTTCGTCGGCATCCGGGTCGCGGCGGCCTACCACGAGCACAACGGCGAGGGGGGCCGCGACGAGGTGATCGTCCCCGAGAGCGCCCACGGCACCAACTTCGCGAGCGCGGCACTTGGCGGGTACGACGTCGTCTCGCTGCCAAGCGACGACGAGGGACGGGTCGACCTCGAGGCTCTAGAGGCCGCCCTGAGCGAGGAGACGGCGGCACTGATGTTGACGAACCCGAACACGCTCGGCCTGTTCGAGCGCGACATCGAGGAGATCGCCGAGATGGTCCACGACGTCGGGGGACTGTTGTACTACGACGGGGCGAACCTCAACGCCCTGCTCGGCCGCGCCCGCCCGGGCGATATGGGCTTCGACGTGATGCACTACAACGTCCACAAGACGTTCGCGACGCCCCACGGCGGCGGCGGTCCCGGCGCGGGCCCGGTTGGCGTCGTCGACGAGCTGGCGCCGTACCTGCCGGCACCCCGCGTCCGCGAGGCTGACAGCGGGTCGGAGCCGACCTACGAGCTGTTCGATCCCGAGCGCACGATCGGGAAGGTCCACGGCTACCAGGGCAACTGGCTCGTGCTCGTGAAGGCGTTCGCCTACATCGCCCGGCTCGGCGACGAGGGTCTCGCTGACGCCAGCGCGACCGCGGTGCTCAACGCGAACTACCTCGCGAGCCGGATCGAGTACGACGTCCCCTACGGCCCCTTCCACCACGAGTTCGTCGCCAGCGCCGGCGACCAGGACGCGGCCGACGTCGCCAAGCGGATGCTCGACCACGGCGTTCACCCGCCGACGACCAAGTGGCCGGAGATCGTCCCCGAGGCGCTGATGACCGAGCCGACGGAGGTCGAGAGCAAGGCCACGCTCGATCGGCTCGCGGCCGCCTTCAACGCCGTCGCCGCGGAGGACGACGAGACCCTCGAGGACGCCCCCGAGCAGACGGCCGCCCGGCGCATCGACCAGACCAGCGCGGCGCGAGAGCCCCAGCTGTCCTGGCACGCCCTGGAGAGCGACGAGTAG